The Shewanella pealeana ATCC 700345 genome contains the following window.
GAAAACCTACACTAAAAAAACCTCAATTAAGGACAAGATACCAGAAATTAAGACTTTATGCAGCGTTTGCGACTTCTAAGCACGACTGAATATTTATTCACCCGGACACTTTGCATCAATTTGTATCCTTTTGGATTTTGTATAAAAAAAGGAGCCCGTTTGGCTCCTTTTTATAGAAAGTATGTCAATTAAGCATCTGAAACGGTATTGATAGCAACACGATTGGTTTGCTTAACTTCTTCCATCACGACATAAGTACGAGTATCTGAAACTGCTGGCAACTTCAGCAGTGTTTCACCGAGTAAACGACGATATGCAGACATATCTGAAACTCGCGTCTTTAATAAATAGTCAAAATCACCAGAGACTAAATGACATTCTTGGATGTCATCGAGCAGTTGTACGGCTTTATTGAACTTATCAAACACCTCAGCAGTGTCACGGTTTAAGGTGATTTCTACAAAGACTAATAATGAAGCACCCAAGTAATGAGGGTTTACTAATGCCGTGTAACCCTTTATATAACCTTGCTTTTCAAGTCTTTTAACTCTTTCAAGGCAAGGTGTTGGGCTTAAACCTACACGCTTAGATAACTCGACATTTGA
Protein-coding sequences here:
- the lrp gene encoding leucine-responsive transcriptional regulator Lrp; translation: MVNNKKSPIKDLDRIDRNILNELQIDGRISNVELSKRVGLSPTPCLERVKRLEKQGYIKGYTALVNPHYLGASLLVFVEITLNRDTAEVFDKFNKAVQLLDDIQECHLVSGDFDYLLKTRVSDMSAYRRLLGETLLKLPAVSDTRTYVVMEEVKQTNRVAINTVSDA